The following are encoded together in the Bradymonas sediminis genome:
- a CDS encoding chemotaxis protein CheW, with translation MSYSDEKNLGLGGLDEFDALIEEAHRPDRFDWDDADSEDVAAVQLVSVLRFQVGDFLYAVPSEYVREIVSDLRVTPVPGAPSHVRGVTVYRRQVLGILNLGKWLDPAQRRGEQHQGRIVIVEADSYTVGIEADVVSGMDEWPLEDVDRGAIPDSINARTRRYAAGIQINRDKATVLLDVSKLLSDAAVQ, from the coding sequence ATGAGTTATTCAGACGAGAAAAACCTGGGGTTAGGTGGGTTGGACGAGTTCGACGCGTTGATCGAGGAGGCGCATCGTCCCGACCGATTCGATTGGGATGACGCGGATTCCGAAGACGTCGCGGCCGTCCAACTGGTGTCGGTGCTGCGTTTTCAGGTGGGGGACTTCCTCTACGCGGTGCCCTCCGAATATGTGCGCGAGATCGTGTCGGACCTGCGGGTGACGCCGGTGCCCGGGGCGCCGAGTCATGTGCGCGGGGTCACGGTCTATCGCCGGCAGGTGCTCGGGATTCTTAACCTGGGCAAGTGGCTGGACCCGGCGCAGCGGCGCGGGGAGCAGCACCAGGGGCGCATCGTGATCGTTGAGGCCGACTCCTACACGGTGGGCATCGAGGCCGACGTGGTCAGCGGGATGGATGAGTGGCCGCTTGAGGACGTCGACCGCGGCGCGATCCCGGACTCCATCAACGCGCGCACGCGCCGCTACGCCGCCGGGATTCAGATCAACCGCGATAAGGCGACGGTCTTGCTCGACGTGTCCAAATTGCTCAGCGATGCGGCGGTGCAATAA